From a region of the Impatiens glandulifera chromosome 4, dImpGla2.1, whole genome shotgun sequence genome:
- the LOC124935898 gene encoding ribosomal lysine N-methyltransferase 5 — protein sequence MKFTDSPVIDLPIRDSILSFQQDNATIHVGTSVWPCSLVLVKFVERWHPSSCTADTNPYASLLDFNHKRAIELGTGCGVAGMGLFLLGLHDILLTDIAAVMPALKHNLKRNKSVLGKTLKSTQLHWNKPDQIKSMGSPFHLVIATDVVYIEETVGPLISSMETLVADGGAVLLGYQLRSPEAHVLFWEICERVFDIEKVPHEHLHPEYAYEEADVYILRKKV from the coding sequence ATGAAGTTTACAGATTCACCAGTGATCGATCTTCCAATCCGCGATTCCATCCTATCATTCCAACAAGATAACGCTACCATTCACGTCGGTACATCAGTCTGGCCATGTTCACTCGTCCTAGTCAAGTTCGTCGAACGATGGCACCCATCTTCCTGCACCGCCGACACCAATCCCTACGCTTCTCTCCTTGATTTCAACCATAAACGTGCTATCGAACTCGGAACTGGCTGCGGCGTCGCCGGCATGGGTCTTTTCCTCCTCGGTCTCCACGATATCCTACTCACTGACATCGCTGCTGTTATGCCAGCCTTAAAACACAATCTCAAGCGTAACAAATCTGTTTTAGGTAAAACCCTAAAATCAACTCAGCTACATTGGAATAAACCGGATCAGATTAAGTCTATGGGATCTCCGTTTCATCTTGTTATTGCTACTGACGTTGTTTACATTGAGGAAACTGTTGGTCCTTTGATATCGTCTATGGAGACGCTGGTGGCGGATGGAGGTGCGGTACTTTTAGGTTATCAATTGAGGTCTCCGGAAGCTCATGTTCTTTTCTGGGAGATTTGTGAACGGGTTTTTGATATTGAGAAGGTTCCTCATGAACATTTGCATCCTGAATATGCTTATGAGGAAGCGGATGTTTATATATTACGGAAAAAAGTTTAG